One window of the Candidatus Jettenia sp. genome contains the following:
- a CDS encoding sulfotransferase domain-containing protein: MGKWILVSSHRRSGTHFLIDSIRTNVKNAIFPAHKHLPVDFNIGSLLREKEHIYKIFSDALYSNNTIIIKSHLLPEEMKICKPKNKYEKLVADIFKYSYKVYVYRDGMDVLVSLYRFLEYKGSFKEFLCSKNDHFVPTRNACFIDENRVRYWSYHLSSWFKEPNVLQVRFEDLKTNFECTIANLIDFLKETLPTVIVKPKIPQNIFLHKLIRRLHKIGLVKYVANSSVRPNAGNIGDSKNYFDSEDELFFKVNCLGNSND; this comes from the coding sequence GTGGGTAAGTGGATATTAGTGAGTTCTCATAGGCGGTCAGGAACTCACTTTTTAATCGATTCGATCCGTACCAATGTTAAGAATGCAATATTTCCAGCTCATAAACATTTACCTGTAGATTTTAACATCGGTTCTCTTTTACGAGAGAAAGAACACATCTATAAAATATTCTCCGATGCTTTGTATAGTAATAATACCATTATAATTAAAAGTCATTTGCTACCAGAAGAGATGAAAATATGCAAACCAAAAAATAAATACGAAAAACTGGTGGCTGATATTTTTAAATACTCTTACAAAGTATATGTATATAGAGATGGTATGGATGTGTTGGTTTCTCTTTATCGGTTTTTAGAATATAAGGGTAGTTTCAAGGAATTTTTATGCTCGAAAAACGATCATTTTGTACCAACAAGGAATGCCTGTTTTATAGATGAAAATCGGGTTCGGTATTGGAGTTACCATCTTTCTTCCTGGTTTAAAGAGCCAAATGTCTTACAGGTAAGATTTGAAGACTTAAAAACAAACTTTGAATGTACTATAGCAAACCTCATAGATTTTCTCAAAGAAACACTACCGACAGTAATTGTTAAACCGAAAATTCCACAAAATATATTTTTGCACAAGTTAATAAGACGTCTCCACAAAATAGGCCTTGTAAAATATGTTGCAAATAGTTCTGTTCGGCCTAACGCCGGAAATATTGGAGACTCAAAAAATTATTTTGATTCAGAAGATGAATTGTTTTTCAAGGTGAATTGCTTAGGGAACTCAAATGACTAG
- a CDS encoding lipopolysaccharide biosynthesis protein: MSIDSSENTLRDYLAIVFRHKAVIITTFATIMTIVFLGLEFKTPIYKANTKMLISGEKQIDSPYYRDLSYNHSQSYIALTQAEIVTSSHVLERAIKTLKLHERPIDYEKGFYSPLRQWFENKKFQVSQWLEDKKPQWFINLQQQKLAKSKSLSAEQQEEFLLWRTIEDLRSKIEVTPVRDTDIFTITVSDFSPQEAASIANVVSRSYIICDLEQQLTELQLKYGEKHQIVLQLKDNIDKMTHNLSGSLLPYMESIGPATIKIVEQARTPFVPVGTNKHLTLILALGMSIVLGIMLSFGFEYINCTFKSPQEVEKFLNVPVLGFIPRKGFKSKKLVKDTIKITPYTQSYKDLSDKIYLFMRDKNLKSLLITAASPSEDPTTIIANLGNFLSKKAGHKVLIIDANIHTSTVHRTFHIPDNPGLTSVLRGTISFEKALQHIHNNLSVLTAGGNSHNLTMDGDLFTMSDEVRGNGDVLDGEAFPDKKSKRTNPKLATLLSERVTLNPVTAGNPSRMLNVINSAKEKYDIILVDYANLRNVKDTCILSSYVDGIVLVVSEGKTRRHALKSLITPLEQKNANLVGVIFNNRTFAIPRIIYKRV; the protein is encoded by the coding sequence ATGAGTATAGATTCATCCGAAAACACCCTGCGAGACTATCTGGCGATCGTATTTCGGCACAAGGCTGTTATCATAACAACCTTTGCTACCATTATGACCATTGTCTTTCTTGGCCTTGAATTCAAAACCCCGATTTATAAGGCAAACACGAAAATGCTCATCTCCGGTGAGAAGCAAATCGATTCACCCTATTACAGGGACTTGAGCTATAACCATTCTCAATCTTACATAGCCCTTACCCAGGCAGAGATTGTCACCTCTTCCCATGTACTGGAGCGCGCCATCAAGACACTTAAACTCCATGAGCGTCCAATCGATTATGAGAAAGGATTCTATTCTCCTTTAAGACAATGGTTTGAGAATAAAAAATTCCAGGTAAGCCAATGGCTTGAAGACAAAAAACCACAATGGTTCATAAACCTGCAGCAGCAGAAATTGGCAAAATCAAAAAGCCTGTCAGCCGAACAACAGGAAGAGTTCCTTTTATGGAGAACAATAGAGGATTTAAGAAGCAAGATAGAAGTTACACCCGTAAGGGATACGGATATATTTACCATAACCGTAAGTGACTTTAGTCCGCAAGAGGCGGCATCGATCGCTAATGTAGTAAGCCGATCGTATATCATTTGTGATCTTGAGCAGCAACTTACCGAACTCCAATTAAAATACGGAGAAAAACATCAAATCGTATTACAGTTAAAAGACAATATCGATAAGATGACGCACAACCTGAGTGGTTCGCTGCTTCCATACATGGAATCAATTGGCCCGGCAACCATAAAAATCGTCGAGCAGGCAAGAACGCCATTTGTGCCCGTAGGAACGAACAAACACCTTACCCTTATACTCGCATTAGGTATGAGCATCGTTTTAGGCATTATGCTCTCTTTCGGATTTGAATACATCAACTGTACGTTTAAGTCACCGCAGGAGGTGGAAAAATTTCTCAACGTACCTGTCCTGGGCTTTATCCCCCGGAAGGGTTTTAAGAGTAAAAAATTAGTGAAAGATACGATAAAAATAACCCCTTACACCCAATCTTATAAAGATCTTTCTGATAAAATATATCTTTTCATGAGGGATAAAAATCTAAAATCCCTTTTAATAACAGCCGCTTCGCCATCGGAAGACCCTACAACAATCATTGCGAATCTTGGTAATTTCTTATCGAAAAAAGCAGGTCATAAGGTCCTTATCATCGATGCCAATATACATACTTCAACGGTACACAGGACGTTTCATATCCCTGATAATCCCGGTTTAACGAGTGTCCTTAGGGGAACCATATCTTTTGAAAAAGCGTTGCAACACATACATAATAACCTGTCGGTCTTAACTGCCGGAGGAAACTCACACAATCTGACGATGGATGGAGATCTCTTTACAATGTCTGATGAAGTGAGGGGTAATGGGGACGTACTTGATGGAGAAGCCTTTCCTGATAAGAAAAGTAAACGCACAAATCCTAAACTAGCTACCTTATTATCAGAGAGAGTAACCCTCAACCCAGTGACTGCGGGCAATCCCTCCAGGATGCTGAATGTAATCAATTCAGCGAAAGAAAAGTACGACATAATCCTTGTTGATTATGCAAACTTAAGAAATGTGAAAGATACATGCATACTATCGTCGTATGTAGATGGAATTGTTCTTGTTGTAAGCGAAGGAAAAACCCGGCGGCATGCTTTAAAGTCGTTAATTACACCTTTAGAGCAAAAGAATGCTAATCTGGTCGGCGTTATTTTCAATAACCGAACCTTTGCGATTCCAAGAATAATTTATAAGAGGGTATAA
- a CDS encoding polysaccharide biosynthesis/export family protein, which produces MKSIFLSLCVFFSVSIVSIPVYSDESAEQYTVNVNDVLEINVLGHDNLKTVTPVAHDGTISFPYIGVLNVKGMNLSEIEKEITKRLSVSYIKYAVVSVTLSSYKSMRFFVYGEVNAPGKYDLEENMTVIKAISSAEGITPDGIYGKVKLKRRLKDKPGYKEIAIDLKNKAESNLNADMPIENDDIVIVERSSSFFVYGEVENPGKFTLEDNMTVLKAISLSGGFAKYGSPDRVKILRTIPGKTGYQSIKVDMKGAVGGKVDKDIRLEPEDIVVILEGVL; this is translated from the coding sequence TTGAAAAGTATCTTTCTCAGTTTATGCGTGTTTTTTAGTGTCTCCATAGTATCAATACCAGTCTACTCCGATGAATCTGCAGAGCAATATACCGTCAATGTCAACGATGTGCTGGAGATAAATGTACTTGGGCACGATAACCTGAAGACGGTAACTCCTGTTGCGCATGATGGTACAATATCTTTCCCCTATATAGGAGTCCTGAATGTAAAAGGTATGAATCTTTCAGAAATCGAAAAGGAAATAACAAAAAGACTTTCCGTTAGTTACATAAAGTATGCCGTAGTATCCGTAACACTATCAAGCTACAAAAGCATGAGATTCTTTGTGTACGGTGAAGTTAACGCTCCGGGGAAATACGATCTGGAAGAAAATATGACGGTAATAAAGGCCATTTCATCGGCTGAAGGTATCACACCGGATGGCATATATGGCAAGGTAAAACTCAAACGAAGATTAAAAGATAAACCCGGATACAAAGAAATTGCTATAGACCTGAAAAATAAAGCGGAAAGTAATCTGAATGCCGATATGCCGATTGAGAATGATGATATAGTAATCGTAGAGCGCAGCAGTAGTTTTTTCGTATATGGAGAAGTTGAAAACCCTGGCAAATTTACCCTGGAAGATAACATGACCGTACTCAAAGCCATATCCCTTTCCGGAGGTTTTGCGAAATATGGCTCCCCGGACAGGGTGAAAATCCTCCGGACAATTCCAGGCAAAACAGGATACCAGAGTATCAAAGTAGACATGAAAGGTGCTGTGGGTGGTAAGGTTGATAAGGATATCCGTTTAGAGCCAGAAGATATAGTCGTTATCCTGGAAGGAGTATTATAA
- a CDS encoding sugar transferase has translation MIVLDLCVVFAAFFLGLIVQHQSYHFHLLRTYGVLLPALLIIWGILLYYFGMYSSLRTKPISEVLFIVIESALLGGSLFGSFIFITKMDSVSRLHIAYAFLFAVVFISIEKILIIQFFRYHRRRGMNTRNILIVGTGARAQHFIESINNHPEWGIKISGLVDKDPVKINTVICGHKVIGSFDHITDIIHNHVIDEVLFIVPRSWLNSIERVMFECETEGIKVSVAVDLFELKLSKARYSTVDTLPLLTFESTPDKILHLYIKRLFDIIISSWALILSAPVFAIAAIAVKATSKGRIFFQQQRCSRNGRKFMVYKFRTMVENAESMLKDLLAYNEMSGPVFKMENDPRLTNVGKFLRKYSIDELPQLWSVLKGDMSLIGPRPPVPEEVSQYEPWQRRRLSMRPGLTCLWQVYGRNKISDFNEWMRLDLNYIDNWSLWLDCKILLRTLPVVLFGIGAR, from the coding sequence ATGATAGTCCTGGACCTGTGTGTCGTATTTGCAGCGTTCTTTCTGGGTCTTATCGTACAACACCAGTCGTATCATTTTCATCTCCTGAGAACCTATGGGGTCCTTTTACCGGCGCTGCTTATTATTTGGGGAATCCTTCTGTACTATTTTGGAATGTATAGCTCCTTACGGACAAAACCTATATCAGAAGTTTTGTTTATTGTGATCGAATCGGCTCTTTTAGGTGGCAGTCTTTTTGGAAGTTTTATTTTCATCACAAAGATGGATTCCGTGAGCAGACTGCACATAGCGTATGCATTCCTCTTTGCCGTAGTGTTTATCAGTATTGAGAAAATCCTCATTATACAATTCTTCCGGTATCATCGCAGGAGAGGGATGAATACGAGAAATATCTTAATCGTTGGCACCGGCGCGCGTGCTCAGCATTTTATAGAGTCAATTAACAATCATCCGGAATGGGGAATTAAAATCAGCGGTCTTGTGGATAAAGATCCCGTGAAGATAAATACCGTAATTTGCGGACATAAGGTGATAGGCTCCTTCGATCATATAACCGATATAATCCATAATCATGTCATAGATGAAGTACTCTTTATTGTACCGCGTTCCTGGTTAAATTCGATTGAAAGGGTAATGTTTGAATGCGAGACTGAAGGGATAAAGGTAAGCGTGGCGGTGGATTTATTTGAGCTGAAACTATCGAAGGCAAGATATAGCACGGTAGATACCTTACCGTTACTTACGTTCGAAAGTACACCGGATAAGATCCTGCACCTTTATATAAAACGGTTATTCGATATAATCATTTCTTCCTGGGCGCTCATCCTGTCAGCGCCTGTTTTTGCAATAGCAGCCATTGCCGTAAAGGCAACATCAAAAGGCCGCATATTCTTTCAGCAGCAAAGGTGCAGCAGAAATGGAAGAAAGTTTATGGTATACAAGTTTAGGACCATGGTTGAAAACGCCGAAAGTATGCTGAAAGACCTCCTCGCATATAACGAGATGAGCGGACCTGTTTTCAAGATGGAAAATGACCCCAGATTGACGAATGTCGGGAAATTCTTACGGAAATACAGCATAGATGAATTACCACAATTATGGAGTGTATTGAAAGGTGATATGAGTTTAATAGGGCCAAGACCTCCCGTTCCGGAGGAAGTAAGTCAATATGAGCCCTGGCAGAGAAGACGACTCAGCATGCGACCAGGATTAACCTGCCTTTGGCAGGTATATGGAAGAAACAAGATATCCGATTTCAATGAATGGATGCGGCTAGACCTGAATTACATTGACAATTGGTCGCTCTGGCTCGATTGTAAGATACTCCTGAGAACCTTGCCGGTAGTATTATTTGGAATAGGGGCAAGATGA
- a CDS encoding PilZ domain-containing protein gives MTLIQIITIVGTIFPMCHVQLSREKQKIKEIITCTVMKIISHPSYTGESAIQALEIFGEIIGQEVFELEWYLYTCLDEGRYNLLIDLRQVRKIDGLGIQIFKNVVSRGMQIRLFNVGPDIQKMLRISGNADFVKIYHETDCDKVILSFKKDIGKKRIINSSIMKRCYPRIHTFFQAIFQYHTGNSTISCKANIINLSEGGVFAEILTAIDTKNGEIIRCANIEGQGLHNFEFSLDDSSETVKAQGQCIREIMNGHKAYAGIQFQDMEQESKDKVQAYIRKAILVKD, from the coding sequence ATGACATTAATTCAAATAATCACAATCGTTGGCACAATTTTTCCTATGTGTCATGTACAACTTTCTAGAGAAAAACAAAAAATCAAAGAGATAATTACCTGTACCGTAATGAAAATTATATCTCATCCCTCATATACTGGTGAGTCTGCAATACAAGCGCTTGAAATCTTCGGTGAAATAATTGGCCAGGAAGTTTTTGAGCTGGAGTGGTATTTATATACCTGCCTGGATGAAGGGCGGTATAACCTGCTTATCGATCTGAGGCAGGTAAGAAAAATTGATGGACTGGGGATTCAGATCTTCAAAAACGTTGTTTCCCGTGGTATGCAAATCAGGTTGTTCAATGTTGGACCAGACATACAGAAGATGTTAAGGATTTCTGGAAATGCAGATTTTGTAAAAATCTATCATGAAACAGATTGCGATAAGGTTATTTTATCCTTTAAAAAAGATATCGGAAAAAAAAGGATTATAAACAGCAGTATTATGAAAAGATGTTATCCCCGAATCCATACATTTTTTCAGGCAATATTCCAGTACCATACAGGCAATAGCACAATCTCATGCAAGGCGAATATTATTAACCTGAGCGAGGGTGGTGTTTTTGCGGAAATTCTCACAGCCATCGATACGAAGAACGGAGAGATAATCAGATGTGCCAATATAGAAGGGCAGGGACTTCACAATTTCGAGTTTAGCCTGGACGATAGCTCTGAAACGGTTAAAGCACAGGGGCAGTGTATCAGGGAAATAATGAATGGCCATAAAGCATATGCCGGAATACAGTTTCAGGATATGGAACAAGAGAGTAAGGATAAAGTACAAGCGTATATAAGGAAGGCTATTCTGGTTAAAGATTGA
- a CDS encoding glycosyltransferase, with product MYSAMVNLILLSICISSAIIWLVLLLLPVRWRMSERWEAANDLHTSISKWPSLSVIVPARNERASLPLTLPSWLEQDYQASEIVIIDDQSNDGTAKYASDSAARSNRMVRILNGSTPPPGWTGKLWALEQGVRSSSGEWLLFTDADILHRPNLWRGLMAKALTEQRAMVSLMALLDTTGMWARLLIPAFVYFFHLLYPFGKVKDPHSSISAAAGGCILISRHALDKIGGIAGYCNAWIDDIALAKQIKRAGFSVSLALTRSAISIRPYRQLQDVWRMVARTAFSQLRRSWLSLMGTVLGLTVIFLAPIGGIFRFFTGTVSSWTAILSCITLLMMATTYTPTLRFFNLSLYRAFILPFTGALYVAMTISSAINHLLGQYEWRGARTEIVTNDHDAK from the coding sequence TTGTATTCTGCTATGGTTAACCTGATTCTCCTTTCTATTTGCATTTCCTCAGCAATCATCTGGCTTGTCCTTCTGCTTTTGCCTGTACGCTGGAGGATGTCTGAACGGTGGGAGGCTGCCAATGACCTGCATACATCAATATCCAAATGGCCCAGCTTATCAGTTATTGTACCGGCACGCAACGAACGGGCGTCTCTTCCTCTGACATTACCCTCCTGGCTGGAACAAGACTATCAGGCATCCGAAATCGTAATCATCGATGATCAATCAAATGACGGCACAGCGAAATATGCAAGCGATAGTGCAGCTCGATCCAATCGTATGGTACGCATTCTCAATGGCTCCACACCCCCACCCGGCTGGACCGGCAAGCTATGGGCGCTTGAACAAGGCGTCAGATCATCATCGGGTGAATGGCTCCTGTTTACTGACGCTGATATTCTCCATCGTCCCAACCTATGGCGGGGACTCATGGCAAAGGCTCTGACTGAACAACGGGCAATGGTCTCATTAATGGCGCTGCTTGATACAACAGGGATGTGGGCCCGTTTATTAATTCCAGCCTTTGTTTATTTCTTCCATCTCTTGTATCCCTTCGGAAAGGTAAAAGACCCTCATTCCAGCATATCGGCAGCAGCGGGTGGCTGCATACTCATCTCCCGCCATGCCCTGGATAAAATCGGCGGTATAGCCGGGTATTGTAATGCCTGGATAGATGACATCGCACTTGCCAAACAAATAAAACGAGCAGGATTTTCAGTCTCTCTTGCATTAACACGTTCAGCAATAAGCATCCGCCCTTATCGCCAACTTCAAGATGTCTGGAGGATGGTTGCACGCACTGCCTTCTCGCAGTTGCGGCGCTCATGGTTATCCCTCATGGGAACCGTGCTGGGATTAACCGTCATTTTCCTGGCACCCATAGGAGGTATATTTAGATTCTTTACCGGCACTGTCTCTTCATGGACGGCCATACTCTCATGCATCACACTCCTGATGATGGCAACCACGTACACCCCAACACTTCGTTTTTTTAATCTGAGCTTATACCGGGCGTTTATCTTGCCATTTACCGGGGCGCTCTATGTAGCAATGACAATATCCTCCGCTATCAATCACCTTCTGGGTCAATATGAATGGAGAGGTGCTCGCACTGAGATTGTCACCAATGATCACGACGCGAAATAA
- a CDS encoding methylated-DNA--[protein]-cysteine S-methyltransferase, translating to MIPGKPEILYFSSFQASVGYVYIAKSIRGVCRISFPCSTEEEFLYPFLKNPSAKIQRNNPILTYEIAILREYFEGKQITFDFQLDVSQGTIFQRKVWSKLQEIPYGQCQSYKWVAEQIGSPKAARAVGLANNKNPLPPVIPCHRVIGSNGSLTGYAAGLHIKKQLLEMEYNAVT from the coding sequence ATGATACCAGGTAAACCAGAAATATTGTATTTCAGCAGCTTTCAAGCATCGGTTGGCTATGTATACATCGCAAAAAGCATAAGAGGAGTTTGCCGGATATCGTTTCCCTGCTCCACTGAAGAAGAGTTTCTTTATCCATTTCTCAAAAACCCATCTGCAAAAATTCAGAGAAACAATCCAATCCTCACGTATGAAATAGCTATTTTAAGGGAGTATTTTGAGGGTAAACAGATAACCTTTGATTTCCAGTTGGATGTAAGCCAGGGCACGATATTCCAAAGAAAGGTATGGAGCAAATTACAGGAAATCCCTTATGGGCAGTGCCAGTCCTACAAATGGGTTGCGGAGCAAATTGGATCTCCGAAAGCTGCAAGGGCAGTAGGTCTTGCCAATAACAAAAACCCTTTACCCCCTGTAATTCCCTGTCACAGGGTTATCGGATCCAATGGAAGTTTAACCGGATATGCTGCTGGACTCCACATCAAAAAGCAGTTATTGGAAATGGAATATAACGCAGTAACATAG
- a CDS encoding cold-shock protein: MASGTVKWFNEKKGFGFITQDNGEDVFVHQTDIESQGFRTLAEGEKVEFEVVKDQKGYRAKKVVKK, translated from the coding sequence ATGGCAAGCGGAACAGTAAAATGGTTTAACGAAAAGAAGGGATTTGGTTTTATTACCCAGGATAACGGAGAAGACGTTTTTGTGCATCAGACGGATATTGAGAGTCAGGGATTTAGAACCCTCGCCGAAGGAGAGAAGGTGGAGTTTGAAGTGGTGAAAGACCAAAAGGGCTACAGGGCAAAAAAAGTTGTTAAAAAATAA
- a CDS encoding DUF3376 domain-containing protein, producing the protein MQESSGICKETLNPGSFPEGSPQQVARQYLWHYYKYYDDYDMITFPILYCTEAGETDTVEIIRISPEDAKSLIDEEDERKKQNGRSKLAGTAFANFGAFFERFWRQNDMLWGRLDSAERLITTLLPGDQHNDDRKRLLEEAQETIIAEELKPRDHQEICKLLADALAGANSMDKAEKYLQKLIEAECGSPINPKLQAILRSCLNEKKLLSYLRDGYEVNREPNHKTLLTSLSRSSQVIGKMLEGLADKYYKQSKSIAWMTRLRSYPKTYFCTGTSLSSNDSKY; encoded by the coding sequence ATGCAAGAATCTTCCGGGATTTGCAAGGAAACTCTTAATCCAGGTAGTTTTCCTGAAGGTTCACCCCAACAGGTAGCCCGGCAATATCTTTGGCATTATTATAAGTATTATGATGATTATGATATGATTACATTTCCTATCCTTTATTGTACAGAGGCCGGTGAGACTGATACTGTGGAAATTATTCGTATCAGTCCTGAAGATGCAAAGAGTTTGATAGACGAAGAGGATGAACGAAAAAAACAAAATGGACGCAGTAAACTGGCCGGTACGGCATTCGCTAATTTCGGTGCTTTTTTTGAACGATTCTGGCGGCAGAATGATATGTTGTGGGGCCGGCTTGATAGTGCTGAACGCCTCATCACGACATTACTGCCTGGCGACCAACATAATGATGATAGAAAGAGACTCCTTGAAGAAGCACAGGAGACCATCATTGCTGAAGAACTTAAGCCCCGGGACCATCAGGAGATTTGCAAGCTGCTAGCCGATGCATTGGCAGGCGCCAACTCGATGGATAAGGCTGAGAAATATTTACAAAAATTAATCGAGGCGGAGTGCGGGTCACCAATCAATCCCAAACTACAGGCTATTTTACGGTCGTGTCTTAATGAAAAGAAGTTACTCAGTTATCTTCGCGATGGCTACGAAGTAAATCGGGAACCTAATCACAAAACATTACTTACCTCTTTGTCCCGATCTAGTCAGGTAATAGGAAAAATGCTGGAAGGACTTGCAGATAAATATTACAAGCAGAGTAAGAGCATAGCCTGGATGACAAGGCTTAGAAGCTATCCCAAAACCTATTTCTGTACGGGAACCTCTCTATCTTCAAATGATTCTAAATACTAA